A portion of the Acidobacteriaceae bacterium genome contains these proteins:
- a CDS encoding BON domain-containing protein: protein MTTLRKHVLVLAMVAVTGFGAATSRAQSASDQALDTQVHKALSNKRFGEVQVSTQGGVVTLNGQVARYYDLEDAAKKAAKVHGVSGVANNLTVGGARVPDEQLFQKISQKLLYDRNGYGTQMFNVFAVGVKDGVVTVDGSVVQPVDKDSALNIVKDEPGVRGLVDHIHVQQLSPNDNRIRVDVGRAVYGAPQLNRYALNPARPIRISVEGGHVTLYGVVDTKGDREVAGIRANSVPGVFSVKNQIAVAGQRE from the coding sequence ATGACTACGCTACGGAAGCACGTTCTCGTTCTCGCAATGGTTGCCGTTACAGGCTTCGGAGCCGCAACCTCGCGCGCGCAAAGCGCAAGCGACCAGGCTCTCGACACCCAGGTACACAAGGCCCTCAGCAATAAGCGATTTGGCGAGGTGCAGGTCAGCACGCAGGGTGGCGTCGTCACGCTCAACGGACAGGTTGCTCGCTACTACGACCTCGAGGACGCGGCGAAGAAAGCGGCGAAGGTTCATGGCGTAAGCGGCGTGGCGAACAATCTCACCGTTGGTGGTGCTCGTGTCCCCGATGAGCAGCTCTTTCAGAAGATCTCGCAGAAGCTGCTTTACGACCGCAACGGCTACGGTACGCAGATGTTCAATGTCTTCGCCGTTGGTGTGAAGGACGGTGTCGTCACGGTTGACGGCAGCGTCGTGCAACCGGTCGACAAAGACTCGGCGCTCAATATCGTCAAGGACGAACCCGGCGTGCGTGGTCTCGTGGACCACATTCATGTGCAGCAGCTTTCGCCCAACGACAACCGTATTCGTGTTGACGTGGGGAGAGCTGTGTACGGTGCTCCGCAACTCAACCGCTATGCGTTGAACCCGGCCCGTCCCATTCGCATTTCGGTGGAAGGCGGCCATGTGACGCTCTATGGGGTCGTCGACACGAAGGGGGATCGCGAGGTCGCGGGGATCCGTGCCAACAGCGTTCCGGGTGTCTTCAGCGTCAAGAATCAGATCGCGGTCGCAGGTCAGAGGGAGTAG
- a CDS encoding translocation/assembly module TamB domain-containing protein: protein MSDLTTTPTTTESPSPVPPTRLRRLLRFIAWSAVSIVALLVILLVGLNWYTSTADFQRRVGKEVSSVLEDSTGGRVEVGHLGFSLWHLAIEVDGLVIHGKEAAGELPYLSANKIFVRLKINTFLSHTVGKGPQSHVGLNLLRVEQPKFHLIIDKDGNTNQPIPRKPSTSTEPVQDTLLDLQAEKVEVTQGLAVLNDKAIPFDLSAQKLNAEVHYLSATDRYGATLDLADLRTKMGPQPEVSSKLHLTAQIGRDMMSLDSFDFETGEKTHLKASAELKNFAKPEWQVDLSGGVELKQLGYLANLDGFYAGVANLDVHGRNCVVEPVVAQQKPHFWQHHNKKPLPADVKMLPPDPDCKAGYLLAGDVTAKGVTYRIPNVRVHDAGLAAQLRVTPTQLLFTSITTTLPGGGRIAGDLKINNWLGEVPSDAPASSATTVAAAQAANTAAKGINARPPVQSLAITNKPVNHAHAYLTVEVSDISLRTIMEITAPEHYGDLGFDTSINGPVNVEWGGPVKNISDSVQVEAKLAFKPTGRQSRGYPSNIPLSGYVDGHYDGGTEVVRIKALNMQTPETTIDADGVLGVSAGDPLTNLRVDVAARDLGEFDQLFRTLGLEANGKKGSAAIPVVLHGTLNFNGTARGAVRNLDVKGHLDSDNLAIKMGSQADVHIDSVVADAEYSPNSGLAVASSTIRRGTALLNVTGKMYPHKVVSRRGVVDYNWDSQMDVDASVKLADAQMADLLDIAGQKTNVPVTGKINVTAHASGRINDFHGSGNVDVTNGVAYGENFQKVDIDFALNGQEIDATRLTVQAHDMQVIGTGGYNLASHHVKAYLVGNKITLSKLDTVQHANASVDGVVSFRLTADGTATEPNLDANLQVANVSVAGKQVGDLTATAHSSGSTVTYNLKASPLGSQILANGTTSLLGDYQTSAKLTLTNLDAANVIATFSPGSVKATSKIDGVVTVSGPAKNPKMLVGSVEFSQFSANVQGVELKAAEPIRASLSKGAVSLSSFHIVGPDTDLQASGSATLFGDSDPNGGLINAKASGNLNVGIVHLLDADFITSGKVTFQVAADGRMKKPGLSGTVKFDNVNAAMVGIPNGLSQLNGTMIFNEGRLDVQQLTGMSGGGKITLGGSILYQKGFFADMTAQADAVRVRYAGLSATANAKLHLQGGPNGLMLRGDVLITRFGVGADVDFAAFAGSGGVQLPPDPTSPLNKIRFDVHVTSSPQLDFQNSYAKLAGSVDLNLRGTAAVPSVLGRITVTDGSAVYAGTKYQLERGTIYFSNPVRIDPMIDLDVSTRVKNYDITIGVHGTSSNFTPTYRSSPPLTQQDIFSLLALGRTQEDAALNTQQQQQAGADPTTSALLGGALNATVSSRVNKLFGGGSVKIDPAFVGTLGNSAARITVEEPLTKQLTLTFATNVNQSAQQLIQVQYQIDENRSLVATRDESGVFSIVYKIRKRYK from the coding sequence ATGAGCGATTTGACGACGACGCCGACTACTACAGAATCACCCTCTCCTGTGCCTCCGACACGGCTACGCCGACTGCTGCGGTTTATTGCCTGGAGCGCGGTTTCCATCGTTGCCTTGCTCGTGATCCTGTTGGTGGGGTTGAACTGGTATACCAGCACCGCCGACTTTCAGCGCCGGGTAGGCAAAGAGGTGAGCTCGGTCCTTGAAGACTCCACAGGTGGACGGGTGGAGGTTGGTCACCTTGGCTTCAGCCTCTGGCATCTTGCGATCGAAGTCGATGGGCTTGTGATTCACGGCAAGGAAGCAGCCGGTGAGCTTCCGTATCTTTCTGCGAACAAGATTTTTGTCCGCCTGAAGATCAATACCTTCCTCTCGCACACGGTGGGCAAAGGGCCTCAGTCTCACGTCGGTCTGAACCTTCTTCGGGTGGAGCAGCCTAAGTTCCACCTCATCATCGACAAGGACGGCAATACAAATCAGCCTATCCCGCGCAAGCCTTCCACGAGCACGGAACCCGTGCAGGACACGCTGCTTGATCTGCAAGCTGAAAAGGTTGAGGTCACACAAGGGCTTGCTGTTCTCAATGACAAAGCCATTCCATTCGACCTGAGCGCGCAGAAATTAAATGCTGAGGTTCACTACCTCAGTGCGACGGACCGCTACGGCGCCACGCTCGATCTTGCGGACCTGCGGACGAAGATGGGGCCGCAGCCGGAGGTCTCTTCCAAGCTGCATCTGACGGCTCAAATTGGTCGCGACATGATGTCGCTGGACTCGTTTGACTTTGAGACGGGCGAGAAGACGCACCTGAAAGCAAGCGCAGAGCTGAAGAACTTTGCCAAGCCGGAGTGGCAGGTTGACCTCAGCGGCGGCGTGGAGTTGAAGCAGCTTGGCTATCTGGCAAACCTCGATGGGTTCTATGCAGGTGTCGCGAACCTCGATGTGCATGGCCGCAACTGCGTTGTGGAGCCGGTGGTCGCGCAGCAGAAGCCGCACTTCTGGCAGCACCACAATAAGAAGCCACTTCCTGCCGATGTGAAGATGCTTCCTCCTGACCCGGATTGCAAGGCGGGCTACCTGCTTGCCGGTGATGTGACGGCAAAGGGTGTGACGTACCGCATTCCGAACGTGCGCGTGCACGACGCGGGCCTGGCAGCGCAACTACGCGTGACGCCAACGCAGCTGCTCTTCACCAGCATCACCACCACGCTGCCGGGAGGCGGTCGCATTGCGGGTGATCTTAAGATCAACAACTGGCTGGGTGAAGTCCCAAGCGATGCTCCTGCATCCTCTGCGACAACGGTAGCAGCCGCTCAAGCAGCGAACACGGCGGCGAAGGGCATCAACGCGAGGCCTCCGGTGCAGTCGCTTGCGATCACCAACAAGCCGGTGAACCATGCCCATGCGTATCTCACGGTCGAGGTTTCGGATATCTCGCTGCGCACGATCATGGAGATTACAGCGCCGGAGCACTATGGCGATCTCGGTTTCGATACGTCGATCAATGGCCCCGTGAACGTAGAGTGGGGCGGTCCTGTTAAGAACATCTCCGACTCGGTGCAAGTGGAGGCCAAGCTGGCGTTCAAACCGACTGGACGGCAGAGCCGCGGCTATCCGTCAAACATCCCTCTTAGTGGCTATGTCGATGGTCACTACGACGGCGGCACGGAGGTTGTGCGCATCAAGGCTCTGAATATGCAGACGCCTGAGACGACGATTGATGCCGATGGCGTGCTGGGGGTGAGTGCAGGGGATCCTTTGACAAACCTGCGCGTGGATGTAGCCGCGCGTGATCTAGGAGAGTTCGATCAGCTCTTCCGGACGCTGGGGTTGGAAGCGAATGGGAAGAAGGGAAGCGCGGCCATCCCTGTCGTTCTGCATGGCACGCTGAACTTCAACGGAACAGCGCGCGGCGCTGTTCGCAACCTCGATGTAAAAGGCCACTTGGACTCTGACAATCTGGCTATCAAGATGGGCTCGCAGGCTGATGTCCATATTGACTCCGTTGTTGCCGATGCGGAGTACTCGCCGAACTCAGGTCTTGCGGTTGCGTCCTCCACGATTCGTCGCGGGACTGCGCTTCTCAATGTGACGGGCAAGATGTATCCCCACAAGGTTGTTTCGCGTCGCGGTGTCGTTGACTACAACTGGGATAGCCAGATGGATGTGGATGCTTCGGTGAAGCTGGCGGATGCGCAGATGGCGGACCTGCTGGATATCGCGGGGCAGAAGACCAATGTTCCTGTAACCGGCAAGATCAACGTGACGGCTCATGCGAGCGGCCGCATCAATGACTTTCATGGCTCGGGCAATGTCGACGTTACCAATGGTGTGGCTTACGGAGAGAACTTCCAGAAGGTCGATATTGATTTTGCGTTGAACGGCCAGGAGATAGATGCAACACGGCTGACCGTGCAGGCGCATGACATGCAGGTGATTGGCACTGGTGGATATAACCTCGCCTCGCACCACGTCAAGGCCTATCTGGTTGGCAACAAGATTACGTTGTCGAAGCTCGATACCGTACAGCACGCAAACGCCAGTGTTGACGGCGTTGTGAGCTTCCGGCTGACGGCGGACGGTACGGCAACAGAGCCGAACCTCGATGCGAATCTGCAGGTTGCGAACGTCTCTGTCGCAGGCAAGCAGGTGGGTGATCTGACCGCGACGGCGCACAGTTCTGGCTCAACGGTTACGTACAACCTGAAGGCTAGCCCTCTAGGCTCGCAAATTCTCGCCAATGGAACCACCTCCTTGCTGGGGGATTACCAGACAAGTGCGAAGCTGACGCTTACGAATCTGGATGCGGCGAATGTGATCGCCACGTTCTCACCGGGTAGCGTCAAGGCCACGTCCAAGATCGATGGCGTCGTTACTGTTTCAGGCCCAGCGAAGAATCCAAAGATGCTCGTTGGCTCTGTGGAGTTCTCACAGTTCAGTGCGAACGTGCAGGGCGTGGAGCTGAAAGCTGCAGAACCGATTCGCGCCTCACTGAGCAAGGGAGCGGTGTCGCTGAGCAGCTTCCACATCGTGGGCCCGGATACCGATCTGCAGGCCTCGGGTAGCGCCACATTGTTTGGCGACAGTGACCCGAACGGCGGCCTGATCAACGCGAAGGCAAGCGGCAATCTCAACGTAGGTATCGTTCATCTGCTCGATGCAGACTTTATTACCTCCGGCAAGGTGACGTTCCAGGTTGCGGCTGACGGACGCATGAAGAAGCCTGGGCTCTCGGGCACGGTGAAGTTCGACAACGTAAACGCCGCGATGGTTGGCATTCCGAACGGTCTGAGTCAGCTCAACGGCACGATGATCTTCAACGAAGGTCGCCTCGATGTGCAGCAGCTGACAGGCATGAGTGGTGGCGGCAAGATCACTCTTGGCGGCTCCATCCTGTACCAGAAGGGCTTCTTTGCAGACATGACCGCGCAGGCGGACGCGGTGCGTGTTCGCTACGCGGGGCTGAGTGCAACGGCGAACGCAAAGCTGCACCTGCAAGGTGGTCCGAACGGCTTGATGCTGCGCGGCGATGTGCTGATTACGCGCTTCGGTGTCGGCGCCGATGTTGACTTCGCAGCGTTCGCTGGATCGGGCGGAGTGCAACTTCCTCCTGACCCGACGTCGCCGCTCAACAAGATACGGTTTGACGTGCATGTTACGAGCTCTCCTCAGTTGGACTTCCAAAACTCGTATGCGAAGCTGGCTGGCTCGGTCGATCTCAACCTGCGCGGCACGGCCGCTGTTCCCAGCGTGCTGGGACGCATCACCGTCACGGATGGTTCTGCTGTTTACGCTGGCACGAAGTATCAGCTTGAGCGCGGCACCATTTACTTCTCGAACCCTGTTCGTATCGATCCCATGATCGATCTCGATGTTTCGACGCGGGTGAAGAATTACGACATCACCATCGGCGTTCATGGAACCAGCAGTAACTTCACGCCGACGTATCGCTCTTCGCCGCCGCTTACGCAGCAGGATATTTTCAGCCTGCTCGCGTTGGGACGCACGCAGGAAGATGCGGCACTGAATACGCAGCAGCAGCAACAGGCCGGTGCCGATCCAACGACCAGTGCTCTACTCGGCGGAGCGCTGAACGCGACCGTCTCCAGCCGCGTCAACAAGCTCTTCGGTGGAGGCTCGGTGAAGATCGATCCTGCGTTTGTGGGCACGCTTGGTAACTCCGCGGCACGTATCACGGTCGAAGAGCCGCTGACAAAGCAGCTCACGCTGACGTTTGCTACGAACGTCAATCAGAGCGCGCAGCAGTTGATCCAGGTGCAGTATCAAATCGACGAGAACCGCTCTCTGGTCGCAACGCGCGATGAATCCGGCGTATTTTCGATTGTGTACAAGATTCGCAAGCGGTATAAGTAG
- a CDS encoding peptidylprolyl isomerase, with amino-acid sequence MKLVSIQHGICRPAWCPLVAMMLALSWPAIAQSSAAPQAKPAPSPDASQAPAATGTTIDRVVAIVNNDLVLDSDVDEERRFAEITPVRDAGNFTRERIITRLINRDLILQQVRQQSDDDTSDSEFQKSLVDLRKSVPACKDGRCDTDAKWRQVLAGLGFTEEVFNMRWKQRLQVLAFIEQRFKQGIRITDTEIQSYYEKTFVPQYSKRGGTPPALAVVHDRIEEVLLEQQVSNLLSDWLKSLRAQGQVVVLHPGETAP; translated from the coding sequence ATGAAACTTGTATCTATCCAGCACGGGATCTGCAGGCCAGCGTGGTGTCCGCTGGTTGCCATGATGCTTGCCCTGAGCTGGCCGGCGATCGCGCAGAGTTCTGCCGCGCCTCAAGCGAAACCGGCTCCGAGCCCGGATGCGTCGCAAGCTCCTGCTGCTACAGGCACGACGATTGACCGCGTCGTAGCGATTGTGAACAACGATCTTGTGCTCGACTCGGATGTCGATGAAGAACGACGGTTTGCGGAGATTACTCCCGTGCGCGATGCGGGTAACTTCACGCGCGAGCGGATTATTACGCGGCTGATCAATCGCGATCTTATTCTGCAGCAGGTGCGTCAACAGTCTGACGATGACACGAGCGATTCCGAGTTTCAGAAGAGCCTTGTTGACCTGCGGAAGAGTGTTCCCGCGTGCAAGGACGGACGCTGTGATACCGACGCAAAATGGCGGCAAGTACTGGCTGGCCTAGGCTTCACGGAAGAAGTGTTCAATATGCGCTGGAAGCAACGTTTGCAGGTGCTCGCCTTCATTGAGCAGCGCTTCAAGCAGGGCATTCGCATTACCGACACAGAGATCCAAAGCTATTACGAGAAGACGTTTGTTCCGCAGTACAGTAAGCGCGGTGGAACGCCGCCAGCGCTGGCTGTGGTGCATGACCGCATTGAAGAAGTGCTGTTGGAGCAACAGGTGTCTAACCTGCTCTCGGATTGGCTGAAGAGCCTGCGTGCGCAAGGCCAGGTAGTGGTGCTGCATCCAGGGGAAACCGCGCCATGA
- a CDS encoding POTRA domain-containing protein: protein MRRLTLFAAIGMCGVLGRSLMAQQGSVDAPVAPEVSAQAKDSDRITNVLPPLQETVWTRRGERVTAIRFEGVQFAENDRFLAGLKQKSGVALDPEKVREDMRLLFRTGRYRDLSVSSTTSPGGLELIYSGTPRYYVGRVEIDGIDAERLASLEAFATKLDPGAGYTEAQIPAAVDGIVASLAENGYFEPRVDVRTTTDDVGHQVNASFAVNTGPQARVGTVAVTGSDPGITVAEFRKRGSLNCTWLNHLFNHNCTQKISRETVSTALSGVRNYYQKKDRLEGTISLQKQTYASNRKQLDFSFLADQGPIVKVDISGAKVSNSRKKLLIPIYEEGTVDIDLLNEGAFNLRDYMQQQGYFDVTDDVKRTGKGTRNETVQYVVDKGEKHKVLDVRIRGNKYFNTDTIQERLSVKKGDLYRRSGVYSARLVASDVSSIEALYRASGFTRVKVTSSVSDSNKGPDGKPLKVAEIKVLFTVVEGEQQKFGEVKVSGVDESRLETIRSMLSTEEGQPFSLITLSGDRDLVLNYYLAHGFDHARIEYVQTPEKDDSTVTDVTMAVTEGRQTFVNKILISGVVHTKPALVQKQITLREGEPLDQAALLQTQRNLYNLALFNEANTAVQNPTGREPQKNVLIQLTEGKRWDVTYGFGFEAQTGTPDFGPSQLGRRVTAAQNGQAGVSPRVSLDVSRINLFGTQKSLTLHTTYGLLETVATLSLNNPQLFGNPAFSAAVSGGYSNVQNITTFQASTLQGDFRVTQKYKKADTFIYDFQYRRTSVNQNSLEITPNLVSQFSLPVTVGGPGLTYFHDTRDPSPLDAQKGVYYSVQEFFSYSTFGAETNFSRTDLSHSSYYTFGKHKYTLARNTRVAFENFFGGSSGVSDLSQINQIANCGGDASDPTSLLNRNATCNPIPLPERLYAGGATSHRGFGINQAGPRDLTTGYPVGGSGAVVNNIELRLPPPTLPLVGQSVSFVLFHDMGNVFRNPGDMFTSIKHFKQPNKKTCSDLSIPADAPARTSDQSNSDYYGQFAGNCDFNYYSHAVGLGVRYKTPVGPIRLDFSYNLNPPVYPVFTDYTDALPYVGHGGHFNFFFSIGQAF from the coding sequence ATGCGCCGGCTGACGCTGTTTGCTGCTATTGGCATGTGTGGCGTTCTGGGGCGTTCTCTCATGGCGCAGCAGGGCTCGGTGGATGCTCCTGTGGCGCCGGAAGTCTCTGCGCAGGCAAAGGACTCCGACCGTATTACGAATGTGCTTCCCCCGCTGCAGGAGACGGTTTGGACGCGGCGCGGAGAGCGCGTTACGGCCATTCGTTTTGAGGGTGTGCAGTTTGCCGAGAACGATCGCTTCCTTGCAGGGTTGAAGCAGAAGTCCGGCGTGGCGCTTGATCCGGAGAAAGTTCGCGAAGATATGCGGCTGCTCTTTCGCACGGGCCGTTACCGCGATCTGAGCGTGAGCAGTACAACGTCCCCGGGCGGGCTCGAGTTGATTTACTCAGGCACGCCTCGGTACTACGTCGGCCGGGTTGAGATTGACGGCATCGATGCGGAGCGTCTTGCCTCGCTGGAGGCGTTTGCGACCAAGCTTGACCCCGGCGCGGGATACACAGAGGCCCAGATCCCTGCGGCGGTTGACGGTATTGTGGCGTCCCTGGCGGAGAATGGCTACTTTGAGCCGCGCGTGGACGTGCGTACGACGACGGATGATGTGGGACACCAGGTAAATGCTTCGTTCGCCGTCAATACCGGGCCGCAGGCGCGAGTGGGAACGGTGGCCGTGACAGGAAGCGATCCCGGAATCACGGTGGCAGAATTTCGCAAGCGTGGTTCGCTGAACTGCACCTGGTTGAACCACCTGTTCAACCACAACTGTACGCAGAAGATTTCGCGTGAGACGGTGAGCACCGCGCTGAGTGGTGTGCGGAACTATTACCAGAAGAAGGACAGGCTCGAAGGAACGATCAGCCTTCAGAAGCAGACCTATGCTTCGAACCGGAAGCAGTTGGACTTCTCTTTTCTTGCCGATCAGGGCCCGATCGTCAAGGTCGATATTTCCGGGGCGAAGGTGAGTAACTCGCGCAAGAAGTTACTCATTCCAATCTATGAAGAGGGCACCGTTGATATCGATCTGCTGAATGAAGGCGCATTCAACCTTCGCGATTACATGCAACAACAGGGCTACTTCGATGTAACCGACGACGTAAAGCGAACCGGCAAGGGAACTCGCAACGAGACTGTTCAGTATGTCGTGGACAAGGGTGAGAAGCACAAGGTGCTTGATGTGCGGATTCGTGGCAACAAGTACTTCAACACGGATACGATTCAGGAGCGCCTGAGCGTAAAGAAGGGTGATCTGTATCGGCGCTCCGGCGTCTACTCGGCGCGGCTCGTGGCTTCGGATGTGAGCTCGATTGAGGCGCTCTATCGTGCGAGTGGATTCACCCGTGTGAAGGTGACATCTTCGGTCTCTGATTCGAACAAGGGACCGGATGGCAAGCCCTTGAAGGTGGCCGAGATCAAGGTCCTTTTCACTGTTGTTGAAGGCGAGCAGCAAAAGTTTGGCGAAGTAAAAGTCAGCGGCGTTGATGAGTCACGACTCGAAACGATTCGCTCCATGCTGAGCACGGAAGAAGGCCAGCCGTTCTCTCTGATTACGCTTTCGGGCGATCGTGATCTTGTTCTGAACTATTACCTGGCGCATGGCTTCGACCATGCTCGCATCGAGTACGTGCAGACCCCGGAGAAGGACGACAGTACGGTTACGGATGTGACGATGGCCGTGACAGAAGGCCGTCAGACTTTCGTTAATAAGATCCTGATCTCAGGCGTGGTGCACACGAAGCCTGCGCTGGTGCAGAAGCAGATTACGTTGCGTGAGGGAGAGCCTCTGGATCAGGCAGCTTTGCTGCAAACGCAGCGCAATCTGTACAACCTTGCCTTGTTCAACGAAGCAAATACTGCGGTGCAAAATCCTACAGGTCGTGAGCCGCAAAAGAATGTGCTGATTCAACTCACCGAAGGCAAACGGTGGGATGTGACCTATGGCTTCGGCTTTGAGGCTCAGACCGGAACGCCGGACTTTGGCCCTTCGCAGCTTGGTCGCCGCGTCACAGCGGCGCAGAATGGACAGGCGGGCGTCAGCCCGCGTGTCTCGCTGGATGTCTCGCGTATTAATCTCTTTGGAACGCAGAAGTCGCTGACGTTGCACACGACGTATGGCCTGCTGGAAACGGTGGCGACGCTTAGCCTCAACAACCCGCAGCTTTTCGGCAACCCCGCATTCTCTGCTGCGGTCAGCGGTGGATACTCAAACGTGCAGAACATCACGACTTTCCAGGCATCGACGTTGCAGGGCGATTTTCGCGTAACGCAGAAGTATAAAAAGGCTGACACGTTTATCTACGACTTCCAGTACCGCCGTACGAGCGTCAATCAAAACAGTCTGGAAATTACGCCGAACCTGGTCAGCCAGTTTTCGCTGCCCGTTACGGTTGGCGGACCTGGGCTGACGTACTTCCATGACACACGTGATCCGAGTCCTCTGGACGCGCAGAAGGGCGTGTACTACTCGGTGCAGGAGTTCTTCTCTTACTCCACATTTGGTGCCGAAACAAACTTTAGCCGCACGGACCTTTCGCACTCCAGCTACTACACGTTCGGCAAGCATAAGTACACGCTGGCACGGAATACGCGTGTGGCGTTTGAAAACTTCTTCGGTGGTTCCAGCGGCGTCAGCGATCTTTCGCAGATCAACCAGATCGCGAACTGCGGCGGAGACGCGAGCGATCCAACCAGCCTGTTAAACCGGAACGCCACCTGCAATCCTATCCCGCTGCCGGAGCGTCTCTATGCGGGTGGCGCAACCTCGCACCGTGGCTTTGGTATCAACCAGGCTGGGCCTCGTGACCTTACGACGGGTTATCCGGTTGGTGGTTCAGGAGCGGTGGTGAACAACATTGAGCTTCGACTGCCGCCGCCGACGTTGCCGTTGGTGGGGCAGAGTGTTTCGTTCGTGCTGTTTCATGACATGGGCAATGTCTTCCGCAACCCCGGAGACATGTTTACAAGCATCAAGCACTTCAAGCAGCCCAATAAGAAGACGTGCTCTGATCTGAGCATTCCGGCCGATGCTCCTGCACGCACTTCTGACCAGTCAAACTCGGATTACTACGGCCAGTTTGCGGGTAACTGCGACTTCAATTATTACTCTCACGCTGTTGGGCTTGGTGTTCGTTACAAGACGCCTGTTGGTCCCATCCGTCTCGACTTTAGTTACAACCTGAATCCTCCGGTCTATCCCGTATTTACGGATTACACAGATGCGTTGCCCTACGTGGGACATGGCGGACATTTCAACTTCTTCTTCTCGATTGGTCAGGCGTTTTAG
- a CDS encoding ThiF family adenylyltransferase, translating to MAMPNEPDLAERYSRQILFPGIGTEGQARLRSAHAAVIGVGATGAATAQLLARAGVGRLTLVDRDFVEPSNLQRQVLFDEADARQALPKAVAARQKLAGINSECLVEAHVADLVPGNIADLLAGASLVLDCTDNFETRYLINDFAVSSGVPWIYAAAVGAYAATMNILPKQTESDTPYEPTACLACIFPAAPSGPVETCDTSGILSTAVNLAASLQSTEALKFLTGQPEKMRRTLVSYDLWSGEFSEVKATKPRTSCEVCGERNFRYLAGEARPHITLCGRNSVQIHEHHRPLNLSALAARLSPLGEVRSNSMLLRFLYGAYTLTVFPDGRALIQGTTDTALARSLYARFIGS from the coding sequence ATGGCTATGCCGAACGAACCCGACCTTGCCGAACGGTACTCCCGACAGATTTTATTCCCGGGGATAGGGACTGAGGGTCAGGCCAGACTGCGATCCGCTCACGCAGCGGTCATCGGCGTCGGAGCCACCGGAGCAGCCACCGCCCAGCTTCTGGCTCGCGCAGGCGTTGGGCGCCTCACGCTTGTGGACCGCGACTTCGTGGAGCCCTCCAACCTGCAGCGTCAGGTACTTTTTGACGAAGCCGACGCTCGGCAGGCTCTCCCAAAAGCCGTGGCCGCCCGGCAAAAACTCGCTGGCATCAACTCCGAATGCCTCGTCGAGGCGCACGTCGCGGACCTCGTTCCGGGAAACATCGCCGACCTGCTCGCCGGGGCCAGTCTTGTGCTCGACTGCACCGACAACTTCGAAACCCGGTATCTGATCAACGATTTCGCCGTCAGCAGCGGTGTGCCGTGGATTTATGCCGCGGCCGTCGGGGCCTACGCTGCCACGATGAACATCCTGCCGAAGCAGACAGAGAGCGACACCCCCTACGAGCCCACCGCCTGCCTCGCCTGCATCTTCCCTGCGGCGCCCTCCGGCCCGGTCGAAACCTGCGACACCAGCGGAATTCTCTCCACGGCGGTCAACCTCGCCGCCAGCCTCCAGTCCACCGAGGCCCTGAAGTTCCTCACAGGACAGCCTGAAAAAATGCGCCGAACGCTGGTCTCTTACGACCTGTGGAGCGGTGAATTTTCAGAGGTAAAGGCCACAAAACCACGCACAAGCTGCGAGGTCTGCGGCGAACGAAACTTCCGCTACCTGGCTGGCGAAGCCCGTCCGCACATCACGCTTTGCGGCCGCAACTCGGTACAGATCCACGAACATCACCGTCCGCTCAATCTGTCTGCCCTCGCTGCCCGCCTCTCCCCGCTCGGCGAAGTTCGCAGCAACAGCATGCTCCTCCGCTTCCTCTACGGGGCCTACACCCTGACGGTTTTCCCCGACGGCCGAGCCCTGATCCAGGGCACAACGGATACCGCGCTCGCCCGATCACTGTATGCGCGATTTATCGGCAGCTAG
- a CDS encoding RNA polymerase sigma factor, with translation MSNAKPNPGLFKRNPPIAGEAEAIESAKNGDAEAFSKLYALHKRRVYTLCLRMLGNVTEAEDMTQEAFLHLYRKLGSFRGESAFSTWLHRLTVNLVLMHLRKKGLQLVSLEETINPSEDDAPKRDFGSKDLNLTGSVDRVTLERAVASLPPGYRTVFVLHDVEGFEHNEIAKMLECSTGNSKSQLHKARLKLREMLRQPEQFAALVSKSKEVMQ, from the coding sequence ATGTCAAATGCAAAACCGAATCCCGGCTTATTTAAGCGGAATCCACCGATTGCCGGCGAAGCCGAAGCAATTGAAAGTGCCAAGAACGGTGACGCTGAGGCGTTTTCGAAGCTCTATGCGCTGCATAAACGCCGCGTGTACACGCTTTGCCTGCGCATGCTCGGCAACGTCACCGAAGCTGAGGACATGACGCAGGAAGCCTTCCTGCATCTGTACCGCAAGCTCGGCAGCTTCCGCGGCGAATCAGCCTTCTCCACCTGGCTCCACCGCCTCACGGTGAACCTGGTGCTGATGCACCTGCGCAAAAAGGGCCTTCAGCTCGTTTCCCTGGAAGAGACCATCAACCCGAGCGAAGACGACGCCCCAAAGCGCGACTTTGGCTCGAAGGACCTCAACCTCACCGGATCCGTGGATCGCGTCACGCTGGAGCGTGCCGTGGCTTCCCTTCCTCCTGGCTACCGCACGGTCTTCGTTCTCCATGACGTCGAAGGCTTTGAACACAACGAAATCGCAAAGATGCTTGAATGCTCGACCGGAAATTCCAAGTCTCAGCTCCACAAGGCTCGCCTGAAGCTGCGCGAAATGCTTCGCCAGCCGGAACAATTTGCTGCACTTGTCTCGAAGAGCAAGGAGGTTATGCAGTGA